The Spirochaetota bacterium DNA window ACCCGTGTTAGAGTTTTTTGATTCCATCTATAAAAAAGAAGGAAATAAATAATGAGTGATATTGAAGATATAAAGCAAAAAGCAATAGAACTAGCCGATAGCATCGCAGAGCATCCTGTGGCAACACGCTATTTTTCACTATTACAACAAATGAATGAAGATGAAGAAGCTTTACAGTTACTATCGCGCCTGGTTGAACACGGTAAAAAGTTAAACCAGAAAATGGAAGCAGGTGGAATAGACATTGAAAATGACCCTGCATCTGTCACGCTTCGCGAAGCGTTACGAGATAAGCCACTGGTAAAAGAGTTTGTAACTGCACAGAATGAATACTTAGGGCTTATTAAGGAAATAATGGAGATTTTGCATAGCAGATTAAATCCTTAAAATGTGTTGACATTTTGCATTTGGAATGCAAAATATCCGCATGTGGATTGAAAGAAAACTAGAATCCCTCATTACACAGGCTTTCAATCAGTTCCCTGCGCTGCTTATCACAGGATTACGACAGGTAGGGAAAACATCTCTATTAAAAAAAATGTTTCCGCTTGCTTCATATATAACCCTTGATCTACCTGCAAATCAATTAGCTGCAGCCACAAA harbors:
- a CDS encoding YlbF family regulator, producing the protein MSDIEDIKQKAIELADSIAEHPVATRYFSLLQQMNEDEEALQLLSRLVEHGKKLNQKMEAGGIDIENDPASVTLREALRDKPLVKEFVTAQNEYLGLIKEIMEILHSRLNP